Proteins from a genomic interval of Gammaproteobacteria bacterium:
- a CDS encoding FAD-dependent oxidoreductase, whose amino-acid sequence MSDRFHPISMRQLSRWVFSELAEDDNIFGFPRSAFFVPSPEDRFRTSKYGYTMDNPFGVAAGPHTQMAQNIVVAWLNGARFIELKTVQTLDELDVPKPCIDCQDEGYNVEWSQELKIHESFDEYLRAWVLIHALHRKLGFPGDGPGMIFNMSVGYDYAGIRRPNVQWYLDQMNDASGHLDDYVDIVAEDYREVRDIDIPARLSDTITLSTMHGCPPDEIEKISKYLMKERSLHTSVKANPTLLGPERLREILHDDLGYVEVAVPDEAFGHDLRYEDAVPMFRRLFHVARSAGVTFGVKLSNTLEVLNFKEVFEEATMYMSGRALHAITVNVANELNEEFKGGLLISFAGGADAFNIPALLRSGMKSVTVCSDLLKSGGYMRMLQYFETTNAAMDVVGAMDLGDFIARSAIREPGFGDFASILSTASFGDTGLNPDRDECEALADFLSAGFEGSAPVAIRDWWMRRGLTETEAGAFSDEVVKALARVNLRSYADQVRQAWELKKSSFFRERSKTTRLLGSFDCIEAPCEDECPVRQRVPEYMRAVQEGDWARAVEVTREDNPIPTILGQVCDHLCEHTCVRTHYDEPLAIRDIKRFIMKQETDPKLVPQAPPNGVRVAIIGAGPAGISAAERLAMRGFSVTIFEQHPYPGGMVAGAIPEYRLPKHEIDHDIEVLDKLGVEVRYGQIAGKDFTISDLRGQGYTYIIVSVGAQIGKRLGLEGEDAAGVVDALHFLREAREGHPMPVGKRVAVIGAGDTAMDCARTAWRLGADEVAVVYRRTMDQMPADREEVDALLEEGIGVEELASPVGLHIEDGAVAGLVCVCNEYRGDRDGSGRKIPHPIEGSEFELPFDMVILAISQHALIDFFGEEAPRLTDRGYLEVDPLTLETSAEGVFAAGDVAGSGPASIVKAAADGKAVAAAIIAREGGVPEPVLRELPDVDVADILVRKAHRQYRVPITHVPVADRKNFAVSTFAYTVEEARAEAARCLDCDLYCSICVGVCPNMALMTYASEPMAVDLPVVTINDGAAQVTGHAPFRVEQDYQIAVLTDFCNECGNCVTFCPTAGDPYRDKPRLYLHRDDFLAETDNAFLLSESDGAPSMQGRFSGETHEIGLNGSLTYRWPGGSARLDPDTCAVLDVTAAEGSVLRFEAAATMYAILRGLQGSMPQLLRTEGDDRGRIPPPQFAS is encoded by the coding sequence ATGTCTGACCGATTCCACCCGATCTCGATGCGGCAACTCAGCCGCTGGGTTTTCTCAGAACTCGCGGAGGACGACAACATCTTCGGTTTTCCGCGTTCTGCATTCTTCGTTCCCAGCCCGGAGGATCGCTTTCGCACGAGCAAGTACGGCTACACGATGGACAATCCGTTTGGCGTAGCCGCGGGGCCGCACACGCAGATGGCGCAGAACATCGTCGTCGCCTGGTTGAACGGTGCACGTTTCATCGAGCTGAAGACCGTGCAGACGCTCGACGAGTTGGACGTGCCCAAACCGTGTATCGACTGTCAGGACGAGGGCTACAACGTCGAATGGTCCCAGGAGCTGAAGATTCACGAATCGTTCGACGAGTACCTGCGCGCCTGGGTGCTGATCCATGCACTTCATCGAAAGCTCGGATTCCCCGGGGACGGTCCCGGAATGATCTTCAACATGAGTGTCGGGTACGACTACGCCGGCATCCGCCGGCCCAACGTGCAGTGGTATCTCGACCAGATGAACGACGCCTCCGGCCATCTCGACGACTACGTCGACATCGTGGCAGAGGACTATCGCGAGGTGCGCGACATCGACATCCCGGCCCGGCTCTCAGACACGATCACCCTTTCCACCATGCATGGCTGCCCACCGGACGAGATCGAGAAGATCAGCAAGTACCTGATGAAGGAGCGGTCCCTGCACACCAGTGTGAAGGCGAATCCGACACTTCTCGGCCCTGAAAGGCTTCGCGAGATCCTTCACGACGATCTGGGGTACGTCGAGGTTGCCGTGCCGGACGAGGCATTCGGACACGATCTGCGCTACGAGGACGCCGTGCCGATGTTTCGGCGTCTCTTTCATGTCGCACGTTCGGCGGGGGTCACCTTTGGTGTGAAGCTCTCCAACACCCTCGAAGTCCTGAACTTCAAAGAGGTGTTCGAGGAAGCGACGATGTACATGTCCGGGCGCGCATTGCATGCGATCACGGTGAACGTCGCCAACGAACTCAACGAGGAGTTCAAAGGCGGCCTCCTCATTTCGTTCGCCGGCGGAGCCGACGCATTCAATATTCCGGCGCTGCTGCGATCCGGGATGAAGAGCGTCACCGTGTGCTCTGACCTGCTCAAATCCGGCGGGTACATGCGGATGCTGCAGTACTTCGAGACGACGAATGCAGCAATGGATGTCGTCGGAGCGATGGACCTCGGCGATTTCATCGCCCGCTCTGCGATCCGTGAGCCAGGGTTCGGCGATTTCGCATCGATCTTGAGCACGGCATCGTTCGGGGATACCGGCCTGAACCCAGACCGGGACGAGTGTGAAGCGCTGGCCGACTTTCTCTCCGCGGGGTTCGAAGGAAGTGCACCTGTGGCGATCCGGGATTGGTGGATGCGGCGAGGTCTGACGGAGACGGAGGCCGGTGCGTTCAGCGATGAGGTCGTGAAGGCGCTGGCAAGAGTCAACCTGCGCTCCTATGCGGATCAGGTTCGACAGGCATGGGAACTCAAAAAGAGTTCATTCTTTCGTGAAAGGTCCAAGACGACCCGTCTGTTGGGCTCCTTCGACTGCATCGAAGCTCCGTGTGAGGACGAATGTCCGGTGAGACAGCGCGTGCCCGAGTACATGCGCGCTGTGCAGGAAGGGGACTGGGCTCGAGCCGTCGAGGTGACTCGCGAGGACAATCCGATTCCGACGATTCTCGGCCAGGTGTGCGATCACCTCTGTGAGCACACGTGCGTCAGAACCCACTACGACGAACCCCTTGCGATTCGCGACATCAAACGTTTCATCATGAAGCAGGAAACTGACCCGAAACTGGTTCCCCAGGCACCGCCGAACGGTGTACGTGTGGCAATCATCGGTGCAGGACCGGCCGGGATCTCGGCTGCCGAACGTCTCGCGATGCGCGGATTCTCGGTGACGATATTCGAACAACACCCGTATCCGGGCGGCATGGTGGCCGGAGCGATTCCCGAGTACCGGTTGCCCAAGCACGAAATCGACCACGACATCGAGGTGCTCGACAAGCTCGGTGTCGAGGTTCGCTATGGGCAGATCGCAGGCAAGGACTTCACGATCTCCGATCTGCGAGGACAGGGATACACCTACATCATCGTGAGCGTCGGGGCACAGATCGGCAAGAGGCTCGGTCTGGAAGGTGAAGATGCCGCCGGTGTCGTGGACGCCCTGCACTTCCTGAGAGAGGCAAGGGAGGGGCACCCGATGCCGGTCGGGAAACGTGTGGCCGTCATCGGGGCCGGTGATACGGCGATGGACTGCGCGCGGACGGCTTGGCGACTGGGAGCCGACGAGGTCGCGGTCGTCTACCGACGGACGATGGACCAGATGCCGGCCGATCGAGAAGAAGTCGACGCGCTGCTCGAGGAGGGCATCGGTGTGGAGGAGTTGGCAAGTCCGGTCGGCTTGCACATCGAAGACGGAGCTGTCGCAGGATTGGTCTGTGTCTGTAACGAATACCGGGGGGATCGGGACGGGTCCGGACGCAAGATCCCGCATCCGATCGAGGGTTCCGAGTTCGAGCTTCCGTTCGACATGGTGATCTTGGCCATCAGTCAGCACGCGCTGATCGACTTCTTTGGAGAGGAGGCGCCGCGTCTTACCGATCGTGGGTATCTCGAAGTTGATCCGCTCACGTTGGAGACTTCTGCCGAAGGAGTCTTCGCCGCGGGCGATGTTGCAGGGTCCGGTCCAGCCTCGATCGTCAAGGCCGCTGCCGACGGCAAGGCCGTGGCGGCAGCAATCATCGCCCGAGAAGGCGGTGTACCAGAGCCGGTGCTCCGGGAGTTACCGGACGTCGACGTCGCGGACATCCTGGTGCGAAAAGCCCATCGGCAGTATCGCGTTCCGATCACACATGTGCCGGTCGCGGACAGGAAGAACTTCGCCGTCTCCACCTTCGCATACACGGTCGAGGAGGCACGAGCAGAGGCCGCTCGTTGTCTCGACTGCGATTTGTATTGCAGCATCTGCGTTGGGGTATGTCCCAACATGGCGCTCATGACGTATGCCTCGGAGCCGATGGCCGTGGACCTCCCGGTCGTTACGATCAACGACGGAGCAGCTCAGGTGACCGGCCACGCCCCGTTTCGTGTGGAGCAGGATTATCAGATCGCGGTGCTGACGGATTTCTGCAATGAATGCGGCAACTGCGTCACGTTCTGTCCGACCGCAGGCGATCCGTACCGTGACAAGCCTCGCCTCTACCTGCACCGCGACGACTTCCTCGCCGAAACCGACAATGCATTCCTGCTGTCCGAGAGTGATGGAGCACCGTCGATGCAGGGGCGGTTCTCGGGAGAGACCCACGAGATCGGCCTGAACGGCTCCCTGACGTATCGGTGGCCGGGAGGGTCGGCTCGCCTCGATCCGGATACGTGTGCGGTTCTCGACGTGACCGCTGCCGAAGGCTCCGTCCTGCGATTCGAGGCAGCCGCCACAATGTATGCGATCTTGCGCGGGCTACAGGGTTCGATGCCACAGCTGCTTCGAACCGAAGGCGATGACAGAGGGCGCATCCCACCGCCTCAGTTCGCCTCCTGA
- the pyrB gene encoding aspartate carbamoyltransferase, whose protein sequence is MRSFAGRDILSLKGFERAEFEHVFQTATELEPIARERRNTDLLADKTLLTAFYQPSTRTRMAHEAAMHRLGGHVMGFADAKMTRAGDFYQESIKDTVHMLEYYGDVIVMRHFQQGAPQEAAKWSSVPVINAGDGWGEHPTQVLTDLYTVLTEKGTIDGLTFVAIGDMRMRTMHSLGYALTQFDAQMISVAPPEMSLTDDFKAELAEQNLFVRTAEHVADVIGEADVIYMEPVVQADYTKGRDERAGEAGFTPDNYKVTRALLADKAKSDAIILHSLPRMDELPADVDATKHARYWQEAYNGVVMRMALLALVLGATE, encoded by the coding sequence ATGAGAAGCTTCGCCGGTCGGGATATCCTGTCCCTCAAAGGATTCGAACGGGCCGAATTCGAGCATGTGTTCCAGACCGCCACCGAGCTGGAGCCGATTGCCCGAGAGCGTCGAAACACCGACCTGCTGGCGGACAAGACCCTCCTCACCGCCTTCTATCAGCCGTCGACTCGAACGAGGATGGCTCACGAAGCAGCGATGCATCGTCTCGGCGGTCATGTGATGGGCTTTGCCGACGCGAAGATGACCCGCGCGGGTGACTTCTACCAGGAGTCGATCAAGGACACGGTCCACATGCTGGAGTACTACGGCGACGTGATCGTGATGCGTCACTTCCAGCAAGGAGCTCCACAAGAAGCGGCCAAATGGTCCAGCGTGCCGGTTATCAACGCCGGGGATGGTTGGGGCGAACACCCGACACAGGTGCTGACCGACCTGTACACGGTGCTCACCGAGAAAGGCACGATCGACGGGTTGACCTTCGTAGCGATCGGAGATATGCGGATGCGTACGATGCATTCGCTCGGCTACGCCCTCACACAATTCGATGCCCAGATGATCTCGGTTGCGCCGCCTGAGATGTCGCTCACCGACGACTTCAAAGCCGAACTCGCCGAACAGAATCTCTTCGTCAGAACAGCCGAGCACGTCGCCGACGTCATCGGCGAAGCGGACGTGATCTACATGGAGCCGGTGGTCCAGGCCGACTACACCAAGGGCCGGGATGAGCGTGCCGGTGAGGCAGGCTTCACGCCGGACAACTACAAGGTGACCCGTGCGCTGCTGGCGGACAAGGCCAAGTCGGATGCGATCATCCTGCACTCGCTGCCGCGTATGGACGAACTGCCTGCCGACGTGGACGCAACCAAGCACGCCCGCTACTGGCAGGAGGCATACAACGGCGTCGTCATGCGGATGGCGCTGCTGGCACTCGTGCTGGGCGCAACGGAATAG